In Nostoc sp. UHCC 0926, a single genomic region encodes these proteins:
- a CDS encoding glycosyltransferase, whose translation MPNSILSRVGDTISFISKKVQARINYAKTLQVVSLKPKQPSKGNVLLSYRIEPFLIKPGQPIPNDQSWNWECLLIAQTFLDMGYNVDVIQFHNDKFVPQKHYAFFIDIRHRLEALAPKLNKDCIKIFHVDIANMVFRNAAECNRLLELQQRRGITLRPQRFETPNLGIEYADYATILGNNFTVDTFKYANKTMYRIPISSSLVYPSPDKKDFEAVRKRFLWFGGSALVLKGLDLVLDAFAQMPEYHLTVCGPVSNDKEFEQAFYKELYETPNIHTYGWIDVSSPDFLKVTNNCLGLVYPSVSEGQAGAVITSLQAGLIPILSYESGVDVHDFGVIFDNLSLEEIKAKVRSISNLPVEDLKLMSRQAWEYARTNHTKEKFAQAYRNAVEQIIENHSQKKQTDSVASSKQLVST comes from the coding sequence ATGCCAAATAGTATTCTATCTCGTGTCGGTGATACTATCTCTTTTATCTCCAAAAAAGTCCAAGCTCGGATCAATTATGCCAAGACCTTACAAGTTGTTTCCCTGAAGCCCAAACAGCCTTCCAAAGGAAATGTACTTCTTTCTTATCGGATTGAGCCATTCCTGATAAAACCAGGTCAGCCTATCCCTAATGACCAGAGTTGGAACTGGGAATGTCTACTAATCGCCCAAACTTTTTTAGACATGGGCTATAACGTTGATGTTATCCAGTTCCATAATGATAAATTCGTTCCTCAAAAACACTACGCATTTTTCATTGATATCCGTCATCGTCTAGAAGCACTTGCACCAAAACTGAATAAAGATTGTATCAAGATTTTCCACGTTGACATTGCTAATATGGTGTTTCGCAATGCAGCTGAATGCAATAGACTTCTAGAACTCCAACAGCGCCGAGGAATTACCTTACGTCCACAGCGATTTGAAACGCCCAACTTGGGAATTGAATATGCCGATTACGCTACCATATTGGGCAACAATTTCACAGTTGATACATTCAAATATGCCAACAAAACAATGTATCGAATTCCGATTTCTTCGTCACTCGTTTATCCCTCTCCTGACAAGAAAGACTTTGAAGCGGTAAGAAAGCGTTTTCTGTGGTTTGGTGGTAGTGCTTTAGTTCTCAAAGGATTAGACTTAGTTTTAGATGCCTTTGCCCAAATGCCGGAATACCATTTAACAGTTTGTGGCCCGGTAAGTAACGATAAAGAATTTGAACAAGCTTTCTATAAAGAACTGTATGAAACACCTAACATTCATACTTATGGTTGGATTGATGTTAGCAGCCCTGACTTTTTGAAGGTTACAAATAATTGTTTGGGACTTGTTTATCCTTCCGTTTCTGAGGGACAGGCAGGAGCAGTAATAACCAGCTTACAAGCTGGGTTAATTCCGATTTTAAGCTACGAGTCTGGTGTGGATGTTCACGATTTTGGTGTGATTTTTGATAACCTTTCCCTTGAAGAAATTAAGGCGAAAGTTAGAAGTATTTCCAATTTGCCTGTAGAAGACCTAAAGCTGATGTCTCGTCAGGCATGGGAATATGCAAGAACAAATCATACCAAAGAAAAGTTTGCTCAAGCCTACAGAAATGCTGTGGAGCAAATTATCGAAAATCACAGCCAGAAAAAACAGACTGATTCCGTAGCATCTAGCAAACAGCTAGTTAGTACTTAG
- a CDS encoding glycosyltransferase family 2 protein, translating into MQKLLTIAIPTYNRAELLDKQLAWLAQAIKAFEDECEILVSDNCSTDNTQEVIQKWQAKLSNITFKSNKNYKNLGVVKNIMYCLNSTTTKYVWTIGDDDPIQDKAIAYVINKLRQHENLSLLFLNFSGRNQITGEPVHPPTIVGNRWFDIDSEDGDGDGKAIFEHCFSKSVGAVIFLTATVYRTDLVKRALQNWPDAENNWISLAYLAGYCAANGIVIVTKEIYLECVVGVSYWQKEPKSALLMQYKHIPEVILKLEQSGYSKQFCRRMLLQNGKEVNLKVFLGALRRWPMSAIKTVVPFLALVSLCAFDVMVSKEFRLAESSEISTQEVQSYKP; encoded by the coding sequence ATGCAAAAATTACTGACCATTGCTATACCGACTTATAATCGTGCTGAGTTACTTGATAAACAGTTAGCATGGTTGGCTCAAGCTATCAAAGCTTTTGAAGATGAATGTGAAATTTTAGTTTCTGATAATTGTTCAACAGACAATACTCAGGAGGTGATCCAAAAATGGCAAGCAAAACTTAGCAATATTACATTTAAATCAAATAAAAACTATAAAAATTTAGGCGTAGTCAAAAATATTATGTATTGCCTAAATTCTACTACAACAAAATATGTTTGGACAATCGGTGATGATGACCCAATTCAAGATAAAGCCATTGCTTATGTCATCAATAAACTCAGACAACATGAAAATTTATCATTATTGTTCCTCAACTTTTCCGGTCGAAACCAAATTACTGGAGAACCAGTCCATCCACCAACGATTGTTGGTAATCGCTGGTTTGATATTGATAGTGAAGATGGTGATGGTGATGGTAAAGCCATATTTGAACATTGTTTTTCAAAAAGTGTTGGTGCAGTAATTTTTCTAACTGCTACAGTCTACCGCACTGACCTAGTAAAACGCGCTCTCCAAAATTGGCCAGACGCTGAGAATAACTGGATATCTTTAGCATATTTAGCCGGATATTGTGCTGCTAATGGTATTGTAATTGTCACTAAAGAGATTTATTTAGAATGTGTTGTTGGTGTAAGTTATTGGCAGAAAGAACCAAAGTCTGCACTGTTAATGCAATACAAACACATCCCCGAAGTGATTTTGAAATTAGAGCAGAGTGGATATTCTAAGCAGTTTTGTCGGCGGATGCTTTTGCAGAACGGCAAAGAAGTCAACTTGAAAGTTTTCTTGGGTGCTTTAAGAAGATGGCCGATGTCTGCTATCAAAACAGTAGTTCCATTTTTGGCTTTAGTCAGCTTGTGTGCTTTTGACGTGATGGTTTCTAAAGAGTTTAGGTTAGCAGAATCAAGTGAAATATCTACTCAAGAAGTGCAAAGCTATAAGCCATAA
- the lhgO gene encoding L-2-hydroxyglutarate oxidase — translation MYDFAIIGGGIVGLSTALALGKRYSNARILVLEKESEWAFHQTGNNSGVIHSGIYYQPGSFKAKFCRDGSRSMVEFCQEYGIEHEVCGKVIVATEEQELPRLENLYKRGLENGIEVQKISPEEVKEIEPHVRCVGGLRVFSTGIVNYKQVCLKYVQLIQQQGGDLHLNRKVLKISPSGKNQVLETNNGSFETRFVINCTGLHSDRTAKLGQVEPQAKIIPFRGEYYELTPEKRYLVKTLIYPVPNPDFPFLGVHFTRMIDGSVHAGPNAVLSLKREGYKKTDFDLRDFVEVITYPGFWKLAAKHADEGIQEIIRSFSKAAFTRSLQKLIPEVQAEDLVPTHAGVRAQALMNDGKLVDDFLIVSGQNSIHVCNAPSPAATSSLEIGKALVTQIPQLSHLDSVVTA, via the coding sequence ATGTATGATTTTGCGATTATAGGTGGGGGAATAGTTGGACTCTCGACAGCGTTGGCTTTAGGGAAACGCTATTCTAATGCGCGTATTTTAGTACTAGAAAAAGAGAGCGAATGGGCATTTCACCAAACAGGCAATAATAGCGGGGTGATTCATTCTGGTATTTACTATCAGCCAGGGAGTTTCAAAGCTAAATTTTGTCGTGACGGTTCTCGCTCAATGGTAGAATTCTGTCAAGAGTATGGAATTGAACATGAAGTTTGTGGTAAGGTAATTGTTGCAACTGAAGAACAAGAGTTACCACGCCTAGAAAATCTCTACAAACGCGGCTTAGAAAATGGCATAGAAGTCCAGAAAATCAGCCCCGAAGAAGTCAAGGAAATTGAACCTCATGTAAGATGTGTAGGTGGACTTCGGGTATTCTCAACTGGTATTGTTAATTACAAGCAAGTTTGTTTGAAATACGTCCAGCTAATTCAACAGCAAGGTGGGGATTTACACCTCAATAGAAAAGTTCTGAAAATCTCCCCAAGTGGTAAAAATCAGGTACTGGAAACAAACAACGGTAGCTTTGAAACACGCTTTGTAATTAATTGTACTGGATTGCATAGCGATCGCACTGCCAAATTAGGTCAAGTTGAACCCCAAGCAAAAATCATCCCATTCCGGGGAGAATACTACGAACTCACACCAGAAAAACGCTATCTGGTCAAGACACTAATTTACCCAGTTCCCAATCCAGATTTTCCCTTCCTGGGTGTTCACTTTACCCGGATGATTGATGGTAGCGTCCATGCAGGGCCAAACGCGGTTCTATCGCTCAAACGCGAAGGTTACAAAAAAACCGACTTTGATCTGCGGGATTTTGTTGAGGTCATCACCTATCCTGGTTTCTGGAAGTTAGCAGCCAAACACGCTGATGAAGGCATCCAAGAAATCATTCGTTCCTTTAGCAAAGCAGCCTTCACCAGAAGTTTGCAAAAACTAATTCCCGAAGTCCAAGCAGAAGACTTAGTTCCCACCCACGCAGGAGTCCGCGCTCAAGCCTTAATGAACGATGGCAAGCTTGTAGACGACTTTTTGATCGTTTCCGGTCAAAACTCCATCCATGTTTGCAATGCTCCTTCTCCTGCGGCCACATCTTCTCTAGAAATCGGTAAAGCCCTTGTCACCCAAATTCCCCAACTCTCGCATCTAGACAGTGTAGTAACTGCATAG
- a CDS encoding glycosyltransferase family 2 protein, giving the protein MNKLLTIGIPTFNRAQLLDKQLTWLAKAIKGFESDCEIFISDNCSTDNTQEVIKKWQIILSNVTFTSNKNSENIGVMGNIACCLKAATSEYVWTIGDDDPIQEKTLNYVLTTLKKHSDLALMFLNFSGRQKLTGQLVVERWLNSDNDEPRVDGKAVFQGYLNENFGGVLFISAAIYRTDLVQLAVQKWPSATSNWASQAYWTGFCAAHGSVIVTKDIYLECTMGASLLDLDPTWNFRMRYAYIPEVYIKLLRVGYPHKFCQKMIWQNFQQKTDWKILLGALKRWPFLTIKIFIPYLRLLSISAWAILFPPKQLETSTARLKST; this is encoded by the coding sequence ATGAATAAATTGCTTACCATCGGTATTCCTACATTTAATCGTGCCCAGCTTTTAGATAAACAACTTACTTGGTTAGCTAAAGCTATTAAAGGGTTTGAGTCTGACTGTGAAATATTTATTTCTGATAACTGTTCTACAGATAATACCCAAGAAGTAATTAAAAAGTGGCAGATAATCCTTAGCAATGTTACATTTACATCAAACAAAAACAGTGAAAATATAGGCGTCATGGGTAATATTGCTTGTTGCCTAAAAGCTGCAACTAGCGAATATGTTTGGACAATTGGTGATGATGATCCAATTCAAGAGAAAACCCTAAATTATGTCTTAACAACACTAAAAAAACATTCAGATTTAGCACTAATGTTTTTAAACTTCTCCGGTCGCCAAAAACTAACGGGTCAACTTGTTGTAGAACGCTGGTTGAATAGTGATAATGACGAGCCAAGAGTTGACGGGAAAGCAGTATTTCAAGGTTATCTGAACGAAAATTTTGGTGGTGTACTTTTTATATCAGCAGCAATTTATCGAACAGATTTAGTGCAACTAGCTGTACAAAAATGGCCATCTGCTACTAGTAATTGGGCATCTCAAGCATATTGGACTGGGTTTTGCGCTGCTCATGGAAGTGTGATTGTCACAAAAGACATTTATTTAGAATGTACTATGGGCGCTAGTCTTTTGGATCTTGATCCAACATGGAACTTCAGAATGCGATATGCTTACATACCTGAAGTTTATATAAAACTACTAAGGGTAGGATATCCTCATAAATTTTGTCAGAAAATGATTTGGCAGAATTTCCAACAAAAAACTGACTGGAAAATCTTATTAGGTGCTTTAAAACGTTGGCCTTTCTTGACAATAAAGATATTTATTCCTTACCTGCGTTTGCTAAGTATATCAGCTTGGGCAATTCTTTTTCCACCCAAGCAGCTAGAAACTAGTACAGCACGGCTTAAATCCACTTAG
- a CDS encoding NAD(P)H-dependent oxidoreductase produces MIIIDRALQARAAAGNPIKVGMIGAGFMGRGIANQIVNSVPGMELVAISNRQIDAAKQAYSEAGIEDIQVVATVSELEDTIANGKYAVTEDAKLLCRAEGIEAIIEVTGAVEFGAHIVMEAIAHCKHVIMMNAELDGTIGPILKVYADKAGVILSACDGDQPGVQMNLYRFVKSIGLTPLLCGNIKGLQDPYRNPTTQEGFAKRWGQKPHMVASFADGTKISFEQAIVANATGMKVAKRGMLGYDFNGYVDEMAHIYDVEQLKELGGIVDYVVGAKPGPGVYVFATHDDPKQRHYLNLYKLGEGPLYSFYTPYHLCHFEVPLSVARAVLFGDAVMSPLAGPLVDVVTTAKIDLKAGETLDGIGYYMTYGQCENSDIVQQQNLLPIGLAEGCHLKRDISKDQVLTYEDVELPEGRLCDQLRTEQNTYFAPEKILVAVG; encoded by the coding sequence ATGATTATTATCGATCGCGCCTTACAAGCTCGTGCAGCAGCAGGAAATCCCATCAAAGTGGGAATGATTGGTGCTGGTTTTATGGGTCGAGGAATTGCCAACCAAATTGTCAATTCAGTGCCAGGAATGGAGTTAGTTGCTATCTCCAATCGTCAGATTGATGCAGCTAAACAAGCTTATTCGGAAGCAGGAATTGAGGATATTCAAGTTGTTGCAACTGTCAGCGAGTTAGAAGATACGATCGCTAACGGTAAGTATGCAGTCACAGAAGACGCTAAATTACTGTGTCGGGCTGAGGGCATTGAGGCCATAATCGAAGTCACAGGTGCAGTGGAATTTGGCGCTCACATCGTCATGGAAGCGATCGCCCATTGCAAACATGTGATTATGATGAATGCCGAACTCGACGGCACCATTGGCCCCATCCTGAAAGTGTATGCCGACAAAGCAGGCGTCATCCTCAGCGCTTGTGATGGCGATCAGCCAGGGGTACAAATGAACCTTTACCGCTTTGTGAAAAGCATTGGTTTAACTCCCTTATTATGCGGTAACATAAAAGGACTCCAAGACCCCTATCGCAATCCCACCACCCAGGAAGGATTTGCTAAACGTTGGGGTCAAAAGCCTCACATGGTGGCTAGCTTCGCCGACGGAACCAAAATTTCCTTTGAGCAAGCGATCGTTGCCAATGCCACAGGCATGAAAGTTGCCAAACGGGGAATGCTGGGATATGACTTCAACGGTTATGTCGATGAAATGGCCCATATATATGATGTTGAACAACTCAAAGAACTGGGCGGCATTGTCGATTATGTAGTTGGAGCAAAACCTGGCCCAGGCGTATATGTATTTGCCACTCACGATGACCCCAAGCAACGCCACTATCTCAACTTATACAAATTAGGCGAAGGCCCTCTTTACAGCTTCTATACTCCTTATCACCTCTGTCATTTTGAAGTTCCCCTGTCCGTAGCGCGTGCTGTCCTATTCGGTGATGCCGTTATGTCTCCACTCGCAGGCCCGCTAGTAGATGTTGTCACCACTGCCAAAATTGACCTGAAAGCAGGAGAAACCCTAGATGGCATCGGTTACTACATGACTTACGGACAATGTGAAAATTCCGATATCGTCCAACAGCAAAATCTTCTACCAATCGGTCTAGCTGAAGGGTGTCACCTCAAACGAGATATTTCTAAGGATCAAGTCCTCACATACGAGGATGTAGAATTACCTGAAGGCAGACTTTGCGACCAACTACGAACTGAGCAAAACACTTATTTCGCTCCAGAAAAAATCTTAGTAGCAGTTGGATAA
- the rfbF gene encoding glucose-1-phosphate cytidylyltransferase, translating into MKAVILAGGLGTRLSEETSIRPKPMVEIGGKPILWHIMKTYSAHGINDFIICCGYKGYIIKEYFANYFLHMSDVTFDMRFNQMNVHSGYAEPWRVTLVNTGDNTMTGGRLKRISEHLGNETFCFTYGDGVSNINITQLVKFHKEQKTLGTLTAVQPAGRFGAISLGYEQTKITSFREKPEGDGAWINGGFFVLEPEVINLITDDSTVWEQEPLEKLADMEQLSAFKHDGFWQPMDTLRDKNYLEGLWKNSQAPWKVW; encoded by the coding sequence ATGAAAGCGGTGATTTTGGCTGGAGGGCTTGGTACACGCCTCAGTGAAGAAACTAGTATCAGACCCAAGCCGATGGTTGAGATTGGTGGTAAGCCAATTCTCTGGCACATAATGAAGACTTACTCCGCCCACGGCATTAATGACTTCATCATTTGTTGCGGTTACAAAGGTTACATAATTAAGGAGTATTTTGCTAACTACTTCTTACACATGTCAGATGTTACCTTTGACATGCGATTTAATCAGATGAACGTGCATTCTGGTTATGCTGAACCCTGGCGTGTTACCTTAGTAAATACGGGTGATAATACCATGACAGGCGGACGCTTAAAGCGGATTAGTGAACATCTTGGTAATGAGACTTTTTGCTTTACTTATGGTGATGGTGTAAGTAATATTAATATCACCCAGCTAGTTAAGTTTCATAAAGAACAAAAGACCTTAGGAACACTCACAGCCGTTCAACCAGCAGGACGTTTTGGTGCCATTTCTTTAGGATATGAGCAAACTAAAATTACTAGCTTTCGGGAAAAACCTGAAGGTGATGGAGCTTGGATTAATGGCGGTTTTTTTGTGCTAGAACCAGAAGTAATTAACTTAATCACCGATGACTCTACGGTATGGGAGCAAGAGCCATTAGAAAAGCTAGCTGATATGGAACAGCTATCAGCTTTCAAACATGATGGTTTTTGGCAACCGATGGATACTTTACGCGATAAAAACTACCTAGAGGGGCTATGGAAGAACAGTCAAGCTCCTTGGAAGGTATGGTAG
- a CDS encoding class I SAM-dependent methyltransferase: MAIAKCRFSGQPLHKTFIDLGMSPLANAYLTAEQLNHAEKFYPLHAYVSEDTLLVQLEQFETPDQIFSDYAYFSSYSTSWLKHAKTYTEMMVERFGFNHNNQVIEIASNDGYLLQYFLEKGIPVLGIEPATNIAKVAEARGIPSINKFFGVETAKELVIQGKLADLLIGNNVLAHVPDLNDFIAGMKLILKPNGILTMEFPHILRLIQQNQFDTIYHEHFSYFSLLTVEKIFAAHNLQLFDVEELPTHGGSLRIYAKHNHAENHSISDRISHLKEKEIAARLHRIETYITFAEKVKETKHKLLNFLLTAKAEGKSIVGYGAPAKGNTLLNYCGIAKDFIDYTVDCSPYKQGLFLPGTHIPIFEPDKIRETKPDYVLILPWNLKEEIMEQMAFIGEWGGQFVVPIPEVKIYPCPIPDRLLIAS; this comes from the coding sequence ATGGCGATCGCAAAATGTCGATTCAGTGGTCAACCTCTACACAAAACTTTTATTGATCTAGGAATGTCACCCTTAGCCAATGCTTATCTGACAGCAGAACAGCTAAATCATGCAGAAAAATTTTATCCTCTGCACGCTTATGTCTCTGAAGACACTCTTTTAGTTCAATTAGAACAGTTTGAAACTCCAGATCAGATTTTCAGTGACTATGCTTACTTTTCTTCTTACTCAACCAGTTGGCTAAAACATGCCAAAACTTATACTGAGATGATGGTAGAAAGGTTTGGTTTTAATCATAATAATCAAGTTATTGAAATTGCCAGCAACGACGGCTACTTACTGCAATATTTTTTAGAAAAGGGAATCCCAGTTTTAGGAATAGAACCAGCCACAAATATAGCCAAGGTTGCTGAAGCCAGAGGCATTCCTAGTATCAACAAGTTTTTTGGGGTTGAAACTGCTAAAGAACTTGTGATACAAGGAAAACTCGCTGACCTTTTGATAGGCAACAATGTTTTAGCTCATGTACCGGATCTAAATGATTTCATAGCTGGAATGAAACTCATCCTCAAACCCAATGGCATCTTGACGATGGAGTTTCCTCATATTTTGCGACTCATTCAACAAAATCAGTTTGATACTATTTATCATGAACATTTTTCTTATTTCTCACTCCTCACTGTCGAAAAAATTTTTGCAGCCCACAACTTGCAACTTTTTGATGTAGAGGAATTACCAACTCACGGCGGTTCTTTAAGAATTTATGCCAAACATAACCACGCTGAGAATCACAGCATCAGCGACCGAATAAGCCATCTCAAAGAGAAAGAAATTGCCGCCAGATTGCATCGCATAGAAACTTACATTACATTTGCTGAAAAAGTCAAAGAAACAAAGCACAAGCTATTAAATTTTCTCTTGACGGCTAAAGCAGAAGGGAAATCAATCGTGGGTTATGGCGCACCAGCCAAAGGCAACACCTTGCTTAATTATTGTGGGATTGCTAAAGATTTTATCGATTACACAGTAGATTGCAGTCCCTACAAACAAGGCTTATTTTTACCTGGGACTCATATTCCCATCTTTGAACCAGACAAAATTCGCGAAACTAAACCAGATTATGTTCTAATTTTACCTTGGAACCTCAAGGAGGAAATTATGGAACAAATGGCATTTATTGGCGAGTGGGGTGGACAGTTTGTTGTGCCGATTCCTGAAGTAAAAATTTATCCTTGTCCTATTCCGGATCGGCTTTTAATAGCATCGTAA
- a CDS encoding phytanoyl-CoA dioxygenase, which translates to MFIAIKRKIATLSSDFEYHVARWKHSRNLPALEGSDRHILNALKKDGVCVTTLADLGLNSSSELLKAASHQLSQMENLNNDHLEQKLPQIYTVTGLPEFYAWGIEKRLLNIIENYIGLPIAFHGVHLRKDFNNKHQFGTLLWHSDAEDRRIIKIFIYLNDVEEKTGPFEYIPRSLTSLFSWNYFRLYYKLWKSGYMGIDDEEVKPVIPKSAWKSCPGPAGTVIIVDTKNALHHGTVRTEDRSALFFCYTANPPERPDLCTQYWDDTYPRAELHSSSDVVKIST; encoded by the coding sequence ATGTTTATCGCCATTAAGCGCAAAATAGCTACACTGTCTTCTGACTTTGAATATCACGTAGCCCGTTGGAAGCATAGCAGAAATCTGCCAGCATTGGAAGGAAGCGATCGCCATATCCTTAATGCTCTCAAAAAAGATGGCGTTTGCGTCACAACACTGGCAGATTTAGGGTTAAACTCTAGCTCAGAACTGCTCAAAGCTGCTTCCCATCAATTGTCTCAGATGGAAAATCTAAACAACGACCATCTAGAGCAAAAGTTGCCACAAATTTATACAGTTACAGGTTTACCAGAATTTTATGCCTGGGGAATCGAGAAAAGGCTGCTCAATATCATCGAAAATTATATTGGTCTTCCCATTGCTTTTCACGGTGTACATTTACGCAAGGATTTCAATAATAAACATCAGTTTGGAACGCTGCTATGGCATAGTGATGCAGAAGACCGCCGGATTATCAAAATCTTTATTTACTTGAATGATGTAGAAGAAAAAACTGGGCCTTTTGAATATATTCCCCGCTCTTTAACTTCCTTATTTAGTTGGAATTATTTTCGACTTTACTACAAACTTTGGAAGTCAGGCTATATGGGTATCGATGATGAAGAAGTAAAACCAGTCATTCCCAAATCTGCTTGGAAATCCTGCCCAGGCCCAGCAGGTACAGTCATTATTGTAGATACGAAAAACGCTTTGCATCACGGCACAGTCCGCACAGAAGATCGGTCAGCACTATTCTTTTGTTACACCGCTAACCCTCCCGAACGACCAGACCTCTGCACCCAATACTGGGATGATACTTATCCCAGAGCAGAGTTACATTCTTCATCAGATGTAGTTAAAATTTCGACTTAG
- the rfbC gene encoding dTDP-4-dehydrorhamnose 3,5-epimerase, producing the protein MILTETALKDALIIDLEEKPDHRGFFARSFCAQEFEAHGLKPTVAQCNLSFNYKKGTIRGMHYQVLPAAETKLIRCTKGAIYDVIIDMRPESPSFLSHIGVELTPENRRALYVPEMFAHGYQALTDETEVVYQVSEFYTPGYERGLRYNDPFFNIDWPLDVTEISEKDLNWTLLRMMAVGGTTSR; encoded by the coding sequence ATGATTTTGACTGAAACCGCACTCAAAGATGCACTCATTATTGATTTAGAAGAAAAACCAGACCACCGTGGTTTTTTTGCTCGCTCTTTCTGCGCTCAAGAATTTGAAGCACATGGCTTAAAGCCAACAGTTGCCCAATGTAACCTGTCTTTTAACTACAAAAAAGGCACTATTCGGGGAATGCACTATCAAGTTCTACCAGCAGCAGAAACGAAATTAATTCGCTGTACTAAAGGCGCTATCTATGATGTAATTATTGATATGCGTCCTGAATCTCCTAGCTTTTTATCACACATCGGTGTAGAACTAACTCCAGAAAACCGCCGCGCTTTGTATGTTCCAGAAATGTTTGCTCACGGCTATCAAGCACTCACAGATGAGACTGAAGTCGTATATCAAGTAAGTGAATTTTACACGCCAGGGTATGAGAGAGGTTTACGCTATAATGACCCATTCTTTAACATTGATTGGCCTCTAGATGTGACTGAAATATCTGAGAAAGATTTAAATTGGACTTTGTTGAGAATGATGGCTGTTGGCGGTACAACTTCCAGATAA
- a CDS encoding NAD-dependent epimerase/dehydratase family protein has product MKILVTGTEGYLGSLLPPLLIERGHEVIGLDTGFYKVGWLYNANGVTPKTLNKDIRNITPEDLEGIEAIVHMAELSNDPAGQLAPNITYEINHVGSVRLASLAKAMGVRRFVYMSSCSVYGVATTGDVTEKSPINPQTAYAECKTLVERDVRPLADDDFSPTFMRNATAFGASPRMRFDIVLNNLAGLAWTSKQIKMISDGTPWRPLVHALDICKAIVCTLEAPRDIVHNQIFNVGDTANNYRVKEIAEIIADIFPDCKLSFGDNGADNRSYRVSFEKINTILPGFKCDWNAQLGAQQLFDLFSQIHMAEDTFLFRGFTRLKQLEYLIRTEQIDKDFFWNKK; this is encoded by the coding sequence ATGAAAATATTAGTAACTGGAACAGAAGGCTATTTAGGTTCGTTATTACCACCTCTGTTAATTGAACGGGGACATGAAGTTATCGGTCTAGATACAGGTTTCTATAAAGTTGGTTGGCTGTACAACGCTAATGGGGTGACACCCAAAACCCTCAACAAAGATATCCGCAACATTACCCCTGAGGATTTGGAAGGTATCGAAGCAATAGTTCACATGGCGGAACTCTCCAACGACCCAGCCGGACAATTAGCACCCAATATTACCTACGAAATTAATCATGTAGGTTCAGTTCGTCTAGCTAGTCTGGCTAAGGCTATGGGTGTGCGTCGCTTTGTGTATATGTCTTCGTGCAGTGTCTACGGTGTTGCTACCACAGGTGATGTCACCGAAAAATCCCCAATTAATCCCCAAACAGCCTACGCAGAATGCAAAACTCTGGTAGAACGAGATGTCAGACCACTCGCTGATGATGACTTTTCTCCCACCTTTATGCGGAATGCCACTGCCTTTGGTGCTTCTCCCAGAATGCGTTTTGATATTGTTTTAAACAACTTAGCAGGGTTGGCATGGACTAGCAAACAAATCAAAATGATTAGTGATGGTACACCTTGGCGTCCATTAGTCCACGCATTGGATATTTGCAAAGCAATAGTTTGCACCTTAGAAGCACCACGGGACATTGTACATAACCAAATCTTCAATGTGGGAGATACAGCGAACAACTATCGCGTTAAAGAAATCGCTGAAATTATTGCTGATATTTTCCCAGATTGTAAATTGTCCTTTGGTGACAACGGTGCAGATAACCGCAGCTATCGGGTATCCTTCGAGAAAATCAACACAATCCTCCCCGGATTTAAGTGTGATTGGAATGCCCAACTTGGTGCCCAGCAGCTATTTGATTTGTTCAGTCAAATACATATGGCTGAAGATACTTTCTTATTTAGAGGATTTACCCGCTTAAAACAGCTAGAGTATCTAATTCGTACTGAGCAAATTGACAAAGATTTCTTCTGGAATAAAAAGTAG